From Apium graveolens cultivar Ventura unplaced genomic scaffold, ASM990537v1 ctg5675, whole genome shotgun sequence, a single genomic window includes:
- the LOC141702773 gene encoding uncharacterized protein LOC141702773, producing MEKAFTFIQQGEKSVTGYEAKFTELDRLAPGYMNTEIQKSRRFQQGLKPEFCSGVVALQLKTYTSIVQAALVSESDQKLASKERSDKKRKFDSGADKADREESSQNFPRKFGRQPSQSWNVSHAVRGIVVNAERMSSVLSAIKRAIMRQNVIQRTPELPALSAVKVGHIARNCKIVTQGSVGGSVSQGPTTSTIRARTFKMTKRSYAQDSDVVTDKFPGLPPDREIEFSIHLILEQNQFQRLFITKDDHAEHLRIALKRLREKQLYAKFSKYEFWLEKVQLLGHIVGKDGIKVDPVKIEAVSRWEQPKTLTKVRSFLRLAGYYQRFVKDFSKIATPLTKLSRKSFGPRNVRKVSRSSKRD from the exons ATGGAGAAAGCCTTTACCTTTATTCAG caaggagaGAAGAGTGTGACTGggtatgaggccaagtttacggaattggaCCGATTAGCCCCTGGATATATGAATACTGAGATTCAAAAATctaggaggtttcaacaaggattgaagcctgaatTTTGTAGTGGAGTGGTGGCTTTGCAGCTCAAGACGTATACCTCTatagttcaggccgccttagttagtgaaagtgatcagaagttggcctccaAGGAGAGAAGTgataagaagaggaagtttgataGTGGTGCTGATAAGGCAGATCGAGAAGAGTCCAGTCAGAATTTCCCAAGGAAATTTGGCCG TCAACCAAGCCAATCGTGGAATGTAAGTCATGCGGTAAGAGGCATAGTGGTCAATGCAGAAAGGATGTCTAGTGTTTTAAGTGCGATCAAAAGGGCCATTATGCGTCAGAATGTAATTCAGAGAACCCCGGAGttacctgctttaagtgcggtaAAGGTTGGACATATTGCCAGAAACTGCAAAATTGTTACTCAGGGAAGCGTAGGAGGTAGTGTATCTCAGGGACCGACAACCAGCACAATAAGAGCCAGAACCTTCAAGATGACCAAGAGATCTTATGCTCAGGATTCAGATGTAGTTACAG acaagtttccaggattaccacccgatCGTGAGATTGAATTCTCTATACACCTAATTCTGGAGCAGAATCAGTTTCAAAGGCTCTTTATC acCAAGGATGACCATGCCGAACACCTAAGGATTGCTCTGAAAAGGCTGAGAGAAAAGCagttgtacgctaagttttcgaaatatgaattttggttggaAAAAGTTCAGCTTTTGGGTCATATAgtgggtaaggatggtattaaAGTAGATCCcgtgaagattgaagctgtatccaGATGGGAACAACCGAAGACTTTGACAAAAGTTAGAAGTTTTCTTAGACTAGCAGGCTACTACCAaagatttgtgaaggactttTCCAAGATTGCAACTCCATTGACCAAGCTGAGCAGGAAAAGTTTTGGACcgagaaatgtgaggaaagtttccaGGAGTTCAAAAAGAGATTAG